Genomic segment of bacterium:
TTCCGGACCGTGTTCGGCTACAAGCCGCGCCTGATTGGCGAGAATGTGGCGCGCCGGTGGGGCACGCTGTTCTCCCTGAGCGAGGAGAAGATCCTCGCCACCCACCATGACCTGCTCAGTAGCCCCGGCCATCGCCAGAACATGCTCTACCCGACCGTGCAGTGGCTCGGGGTCGGCCTGGCCGCCAACGCCAACGGCGACTACTGGCTGACGGAAGTGTTCGTCGAGCCGGGACGGTAGGCGCAGGGGTCTGTCCCCGTGAGAGCGACGCAGTCGCTCTCAGAGGGGGCTGACCCCGCCCATGTCACGCCATGGGGTCAGCCCCCGCCGTGACCGCCTGCGGCGATCTCTCCGGGGCCAGACCCCACTTGCCCGGCAGACCCCCCCATCGGGAGAAGTGCCTGTGGAAGACGACATCCGTGCCCAGTTGGCCGCCTCCATCCGCGTCAAGGAGGCCGTGGCGGCAGACCTCACACCGGCGATCGCGCAGGCGGCCGCCCTCTGGGGGGAGACGCTCCGCGGGGGCGGCCTGATCGCCTTCTGTGGCAACGGCGGCAGCGCGGCTGACTGCCAGCACCTGGCCGGCGAGTTGGTCAGCCGCTTCCGCCGCGACCGCCCGGCCTATCGCGGGCTGGCCCTCAGCACCGACACCTCCATCCTCACCGCCATCGGCAACGACTTCGGCTACGAGCGCGTCTTCGCCCGGCAGGTCGAGGGTCTGATGCGGCCGGGCGACCTGCTGGTGGCCCTGAGCACCAGCGGCACGGCGCGCAACTGTGTGCTGGCCGTCGAGCAGGCGCGCAGCATGGGCGTGGCGACCATGGCGCTGACCGGGGCCAGTGGCGGCGCGCTCAAGCCACTGGTGGACCTGTGCCTGTGCGTCCCGAGCAGTGACACCCCGCGCATCCAGGAAGCGCACATCACCATCGGCCACATCCTGTGCGATCTCGTCGAGGCTGAGCTGAGCGGCGATGGGCAGGCTTGATCTGCAGCGCGTGTCGGCGCAGCTCCACGGCCGGCGCCTGCGCGGGCCACTCCTCTACCGCGAGCAGACCACTTCGACCAACGACGATGCTCTTGCCCTGGCCGCGGCGGGCGCGGCCGAGGGCACGGTCGTCATCGCCGGCGCACAGGTCCAGGGCCGTGGTCGCCGTCAGCGCTCCTGGACCGGCCACCCCGACCATTCCCTGCTCTTCACCCTCGTGTTGCGTCCCACGCTGCCTCCCGAACTGTTCCCGCGCCTGGTGAACATGATCGGCGTGGGTGTGGCCGACGGGTGCGCCCACGCGGCCGGCTGCCCGGTGGGCACCAAGTGGCCCAATGACGTCATGGCCGGAGGGCGCAAGATCGTGGGCATCCTGGTCGAGGCCCGCGCCCCGGGATATGCCGTCGCGGGCATCGGCATCAACGTGCTGGGCAACGCCACGGACTTCCCCCCCGAGTTGCGCGACAGGGCGGGCACGCTGGCAGGCTGCGCCACCACGGGCCTGACCCGCGAGGACGCGCTCGCGGCGGTGCTGAACGAGACCGACCGCTGGTATGATGCGCTGCTGCGGGGGGAATGGGATCAGGTCCTCGCGCGGCAGCGCGAGCTGGAGACGACCATCGGGCACGAACACGCGGTGCTTGTCGACGACGAGTGGATCAGTGGGACGGTGCGCGATCTCTCGCCCGAGGGCGGGCTGGTCATCGAGACCGCTGACGGCCTCCGCACCGTCACCGTGGGCGAGGTGTCGTGAGGCCAGCCGGGGGCGTCCGGCATGAGCCCTACCTCACGAACTCCCGGCCCTCATCCCGATTCCCGTGTCACCGCCCCGCCACCAGCCTCGCCCCGCCCCACAGCGCATGGTCGCTGCCGATGCCGTCCCCTGCCGACGTGACCCAGAGCCGCAGGTACTTCGCCCCCGGCAGCGGCAACTCGAGCACCTGCGCCTCCTGTCCGCCCCGTACTACCGGCGAGGTATACAGCGTCTTCCACTCTCCCTGCGGGGTGTCGCTCACCTGCACCACGAACTCGACGCTGCCGGCTCCGTTGGACGATGTGCTGACGCCGAGGTCGGACTTGAGCACCAGGGCGCCCTTGTCCGTCGGTAGCTGGTAGACCACCTCGGCGTGCTCGCCCTGCGGGCTAGGCTCCGGGTGGAGCATCAGGCACTTCGGGTACGACACCTCGCCGATCTGGGCCGGGTTGCCTACGTAGTCCGTGTCGCGGATCAGGCCGCCATGGGCGAACGAGCTGACCGGCTTGAGATCGCTCAGGTAGATCGCGTCGGCCTCCTGCGGCTGGCGCACCATGAACCCCACCTGCACAACGGTGCGGTGGCGCTCAACCGACTTGTCGCTCACGCCAACCAGCACCGTGTGCTTGCGGACCGCCGTCTCGGCCGCCAGTGCCCGCTGCAGGTCCACCTCCACCCGCAGGCTTCTGCCCTGCTCGCCCGGTGTGCTCTTCACGAGCGCCGCCGCCACCGGCTTCCCATGCAGCGTCGCACTCAGCCCGGCGGTGTCGAGTGGATTGGCCGCGTCCGTGAAGCTCACGACCAGCGCCTTGGGCGCCTCGATCCAGCCCAGCTTCGGCGCCTCCTCGAGCGGGATCTGCTTGCCGTCCAGCGTCACCGTCGCGCCAGGCGCGTCCTTATCGTTCAGGTTCAGCCACGCCGGCTTGCCCACCAGCAGTCGCACGGGCCCGCGCTGCGTCTCTGCGGCGGTGAAGGTGCTCTTGCCCTGCGCGGCCAGAGTCCAGTCGCCGCCGGTGCTCACGCAGACAGGCCCGCTTGTGGCCGGCGACTTGAGCGTGAAGCCGCCCGTGCCGGTGGCGCTGTACTGGGTCCAACCCTCGGCTGGCTCCTGCCGGAAGCTGAAGTCGTTGGCGACACACACCTGCAGCCCCGGCTCGACGCCGTAGATGACATACCAGTCGCCGACCTTGATGCCGTCGGCCGCCAGGTTCACATTCCCGACCAACTCGATGGTGTCCCCACCGTAACCGCCACCGACCTCGTTCACCTGCTTGATCGTGTAGAGCTTGTTGTGTGCGGGGAACCACAGCTTCAGGCCCCAGCACCAGGGGTTGTCACCGTGGTCCACGACGGGTCGCCAGGAGCGCACGACGTTCGGCCGGTCCTCGGGCAACACCGTGACCTGGTGCCAACTCACGATGAGGGGGGCGTGGTCCTGCATGTCCACGCGCACGAGCCCGCCGGGCAATGCCGTAGCCTTGTCTATGCGCCAACCCTCATTGCCCGGATCGCGCAGCTCGCTCTCATAGCGCACCAGCAGTTGGCGGTCGTGGAGCGGGCCGACGGCGTCCCCCCCCTGGCCCCCCCCTGAAGGGGGGGGAGAGGCAAGGACCGGCCAGGGCTTGTCGGGCTTGACGATCAGCGCCGTCTCCTGCCGCGTGCCGGTCAGATCGCCAATCACGTCCACGACCTCGCCGGCGAAATCGCCGGGCAAGTTCACGCCGAAGCCCCCGACGCGCAGGTACGTTCCCCGGCAGACCTCGGAGGCGATCACCCTCCCTGCCCTGTCCTGCCGCAGCAGCGCGTAGCGGGCATCGGTCTCGGTCCCATCGGGCAGCTTGAGCTTCCCCGCTTCCGACTGGTAGATGACGGTGTCGGTGTGCCCGCCGGCCATCTGCAGGCGCAGGGCCAGCGCGTCACGCTCCGGCCCCGCGAGGCTCGTGACTTGCAGCGGCGTGACCGTCCTCACGCACGACTGCTCGCCCTCGCGGAAGCCTTCGAGAATGTGCGCGAACAGGCTCGTGGCCGTCTGGCCGGGCTTGGCGACGCGCCGCTCGATGAGGAAGTCGCGGGCCTCGAGGAAGGCGACGTTGCCCTCGGCGCGCACCCCGCCGGGCAGCGGCTGGTGCAGCGTCCCGATCCACGGCCCCTTGCCGCTGATGAGCTGCGTCTGGCCGTCGGGCTGGGTCAGACCGATCATCCGCAGGCGCACGCGGCCCACGTCGTCGGGCAGGGGGCGCTTGAAGGGCTTGCCGCCCGGATCGCGCGGCGCCAGCTCCGCGGCATCCTTGCGCCAGGTGACATCCCAGGTCGGTCCGGCCGGCCCGAGCCGCTCCACCTTCGTCACGCGCTTGAGGTTCGGAGCATCGCTGTCGTTCTCAGGCAGCTTGCCGCCGTAGAACGTCTGCGTCAGGTCCGCATCGGCGCCCACCGCCGCGGGCAGATTGGCCTCGGCCCGGTCCGCCACGGCGCTGTTGTATAGCGTGTGCCGCTGCGCCCCGCTGATCTTCGTCAGGTCCAGGACATAGGGTCGCCCGTCGGGTCCCTCCACGCCGATGAGCGCGCGCCGGAACTCGTTGATCTGCTTGTCCTTGCGCGACCAGGTGTAGTGGTCCCGCACGTCAAGCACCTGGAAGCCCGAGCCCGGCTCGCCTGCCGCCTCCCCG
This window contains:
- a CDS encoding D-sedoheptulose 7-phosphate isomerase codes for the protein MEDDIRAQLAASIRVKEAVAADLTPAIAQAAALWGETLRGGGLIAFCGNGGSAADCQHLAGELVSRFRRDRPAYRGLALSTDTSILTAIGNDFGYERVFARQVEGLMRPGDLLVALSTSGTARNCVLAVEQARSMGVATMALTGASGGALKPLVDLCLCVPSSDTPRIQEAHITIGHILCDLVEAELSGDGQA
- a CDS encoding biotin--[acetyl-CoA-carboxylase] ligase translates to MGRLDLQRVSAQLHGRRLRGPLLYREQTTSTNDDALALAAAGAAEGTVVIAGAQVQGRGRRQRSWTGHPDHSLLFTLVLRPTLPPELFPRLVNMIGVGVADGCAHAAGCPVGTKWPNDVMAGGRKIVGILVEARAPGYAVAGIGINVLGNATDFPPELRDRAGTLAGCATTGLTREDALAAVLNETDRWYDALLRGEWDQVLARQRELETTIGHEHAVLVDDEWISGTVRDLSPEGGLVIETADGLRTVTVGEVS
- a CDS encoding NPCBM/NEW2 domain-containing protein; amino-acid sequence: MRLALMIAMLLLGSQALPQAGLRWNAPDRGAKVAELAPGRQMPHLTPDNLFADYTKQQMALWAKDHPALPEAEAYAKYAATAPTDAELTADFPRHIAPFARVSSRSVTAPTAGKAEAALNTYCPLCGSWGFGLTYEPGQWYVATTNCCKTRLYGREQDMPADYPLRPTEKIKFQHLDDTMYEDSCTVFKDKDGVEWELFIRTMMDYRRWLQQDCDLVRRLAQQFDQNGNPCAVHKIAIILDRVADTYHGLPLAANNTLATYQGKPLTRAAWQSVPQPGIFELTPLGSWGRRIPFSSPGWLNMVDEHVWVEPFGRVRHHPVFKAVSQKLYGDPEALDRKIMSKLLGDLVLMFKTAFSQKLLTNYQEANYCDLWLLGLLAQDATLTDFAGPAQEVAMYNHTYQDGLNGEGAPNYMAMPGGYFYPFLADPKGWLEFYPRFLEDHPFYYAANGELRRLTTVRGLQVEFGDQHEQAFAGNMTVDAAAVREQERVGSRNWAGYGVGIMRLGGPGHRQELCLDYTRATLHNAQDALSLECWVDGVPVLRKGGYAAYWHNVHLQWDRPAFQALKQMGYPKEIAEGGRPPDNWSWNYAHSPLCQNNLTVDDVGPGAGWGDNRGYGEVITFKGGEAAGEPGSGFQVLDVRDHYTWSRKDKQINEFRRALIGVEGPDGRPYVLDLTKISGAQRHTLYNSAVADRAEANLPAAVGADADLTQTFYGGKLPENDSDAPNLKRVTKVERLGPAGPTWDVTWRKDAAELAPRDPGGKPFKRPLPDDVGRVRLRMIGLTQPDGQTQLISGKGPWIGTLHQPLPGGVRAEGNVAFLEARDFLIERRVAKPGQTATSLFAHILEGFREGEQSCVRTVTPLQVTSLAGPERDALALRLQMAGGHTDTVIYQSEAGKLKLPDGTETDARYALLRQDRAGRVIASEVCRGTYLRVGGFGVNLPGDFAGEVVDVIGDLTGTRQETALIVKPDKPWPVLASPPPSGGGQGGDAVGPLHDRQLLVRYESELRDPGNEGWRIDKATALPGGLVRVDMQDHAPLIVSWHQVTVLPEDRPNVVRSWRPVVDHGDNPWCWGLKLWFPAHNKLYTIKQVNEVGGGYGGDTIELVGNVNLAADGIKVGDWYVIYGVEPGLQVCVANDFSFRQEPAEGWTQYSATGTGGFTLKSPATSGPVCVSTGGDWTLAAQGKSTFTAAETQRGPVRLLVGKPAWLNLNDKDAPGATVTLDGKQIPLEEAPKLGWIEAPKALVVSFTDAANPLDTAGLSATLHGKPVAAALVKSTPGEQGRSLRVEVDLQRALAAETAVRKHTVLVGVSDKSVERHRTVVQVGFMVRQPQEADAIYLSDLKPVSSFAHGGLIRDTDYVGNPAQIGEVSYPKCLMLHPEPSPQGEHAEVVYQLPTDKGALVLKSDLGVSTSSNGAGSVEFVVQVSDTPQGEWKTLYTSPVVRGGQEAQVLELPLPGAKYLRLWVTSAGDGIGSDHALWGGARLVAGR